One window of Candidatus Zixiibacteriota bacterium genomic DNA carries:
- a CDS encoding heavy metal-binding domain-containing protein, with the protein MKAISRKTNSWIKTAARFGVLLFLFFLMQASSSRVFAHGPHEVTPGKSKIPTTLSGILFGIDDLQKDLQRSIREKKLSNLHDIGPAIYAYTSALQQFTKGFDTGKMDTLKKSINKIKSLSDLLHNAGDAKDPVKAKLYADKLDTEIMVVKNLFPPTGTQSTLTSDAVKNAPSNSEETNEQSNANDTYICPMCEGVSSDKPGKCPTCGMSLVKSKNDGHGHGASEPTIQSFAASATPLEVGKPTTVTVKLTTKSNGKPVTPAMLEIAHTERVHLLIIDHSLTDYHHEHPKPSSLPGEYDFSFTPQKPGPYRVWADLVPTETNMQEYVIADIAGAGEGGAVAETETKLVDTVEGLRYELSFEDANLVAGKATGMKLRITQTDNTPFLKLEPLMNAFAHMVGFNTDFKTVVHIHPLGEEPTSDTERGGPELSFHLLPERSGFIRLFAQVQIGGESKYARFGINVAEGSISGSHQH; encoded by the coding sequence ATGAAAGCAATTTCTCGAAAAACCAATTCATGGATCAAAACAGCCGCAAGATTTGGCGTTTTGTTATTTTTATTCTTTTTAATGCAGGCCTCCAGTTCAAGAGTTTTCGCGCATGGCCCGCACGAAGTCACACCCGGCAAATCAAAAATCCCGACCACGCTTTCTGGTATCTTGTTTGGAATTGATGATCTCCAAAAAGACCTTCAACGCAGCATCCGAGAGAAAAAACTCTCGAATTTGCATGACATTGGACCTGCAATTTACGCCTATACATCGGCGTTGCAACAATTCACCAAAGGCTTTGATACGGGGAAGATGGACACGCTGAAGAAATCGATCAACAAGATTAAGAGTTTATCTGATTTGCTTCATAATGCCGGCGATGCCAAAGATCCTGTCAAAGCAAAGTTGTATGCAGACAAATTGGACACCGAAATTATGGTCGTGAAGAATCTCTTTCCGCCAACCGGCACGCAGTCAACCTTAACAAGCGATGCTGTTAAAAATGCGCCTTCCAACTCTGAAGAGACTAATGAACAGTCAAACGCTAATGATACATATATCTGTCCCATGTGTGAGGGGGTCTCGAGCGACAAACCGGGCAAGTGTCCGACATGCGGAATGAGCTTAGTAAAATCCAAAAACGACGGACACGGACATGGAGCGAGTGAGCCAACTATACAGTCTTTCGCGGCCTCTGCTACCCCGCTTGAAGTCGGCAAACCGACAACTGTGACTGTTAAACTCACAACGAAATCAAATGGTAAACCCGTCACACCTGCAATGCTTGAGATCGCGCATACCGAGAGAGTCCATTTACTTATCATCGACCACAGCCTGACTGATTATCATCATGAGCACCCCAAACCATCTTCGCTTCCCGGTGAATATGATTTCTCATTCACACCACAAAAGCCCGGTCCGTATAGAGTGTGGGCTGATCTCGTCCCGACAGAAACAAATATGCAGGAGTATGTGATAGCGGATATCGCTGGCGCTGGCGAAGGCGGCGCGGTAGCCGAGACTGAAACGAAACTGGTCGACACGGTCGAAGGTCTTCGCTATGAATTAAGTTTCGAGGACGCAAATCTTGTCGCGGGCAAGGCAACCGGAATGAAACTAAGAATTACTCAGACTGATAATACGCCTTTCCTCAAGCTTGAACCTTTGATGAATGCTTTTGCTCACATGGTCGGCTTTAACACCGATTTCAAGACTGTTGTGCATATCCACCCGCTTGGTGAAGAGCCTACTTCTGACACGGAGCGCGGCGGACCTGAACTTTCGTTTCATTTACTTCCCGAGCGGTCAGGATTCATTCGCTTGTTCGCACAGGTGCAGATTGGCGGTGAATCCAAATACGCCAGGTTCGGAATAAATGTGGCAGAGGGCTCTATAAGCGGCTCACATCAGCATTAA
- a CDS encoding heavy metal translocating P-type ATPase, whose translation MKAEKDGAYKDPVCGMKVSDKSQHAFQHDGTRYYFCSVSCKNKFQNDPETFLHQNSSQEFMQLKPLAKTKQSLRASTLMYTCPMHPEIRQQGPGSCPKCGMALEPELPQEMISKQVWTCPMHPEIIRDQPGTCPICGMALEPQTVSGDANEDPELRNMSRRFWISAVLSLPLVMIAMSHSIGIFGLGKMFSPSTVQWFELVLATPVVLWGGWPFFERAYLSIINRHLNMFTLIGLGTGIAHMYSIVAVLFPSIFPEALRMDGGTVGVYFEVAAVIVTLVLLGQVLELKARGKTSAAIRALLDLRPKIARLINEDGTEHEIPLEHVKIGDKLRVRPGEKIPVDGVVVQGRSAVDESMISGEPIPVEKRENDPLTGATINGKGALIMRAKRVGKDTLLAQIISLVSSAQRSRAPIQNLADTVSGYFVPAVLAISVISFVVWYFFGPQPRLAFAIINAISVLIIACPCALGLATPMSIMVAMGRAASSGVLFKNAEAIQKLRGIDTLIVDKTGTLTEGKPRVTNVVAESAITQDELMRLAANLEIASEHPLAEAIVRKAEDLKVGIKPAEQFETLTGYGVTGTSDGRQVALGNKALMQKLHVETSTLEKDATIFRNEGKTVMYVAIDSVLAGLIAVEDQIKESAHQAIKSLQASGMIVVMLTGDNKATAATVAKQLGITEVLAEVLPEQKSTHIKKLQEQGRKVAMAGDGINDAPALAQADVGIAMGTGTDVAIASAGITLVKGDLRGIARAREISQATMSNIKQNLFFAFLYNALGVPIAAGILYPLTGLLLSPMIAAAAMSLSSVSVIGNSLRLRKG comes from the coding sequence ATGAAAGCCGAAAAGGACGGAGCATACAAAGATCCTGTCTGTGGCATGAAAGTTTCAGACAAGAGTCAGCATGCCTTCCAGCATGACGGGACGCGGTATTATTTTTGCAGCGTTTCCTGCAAAAACAAATTCCAGAATGATCCTGAAACGTTTCTGCATCAGAATTCAAGTCAGGAATTTATGCAGCTCAAGCCACTTGCGAAAACAAAGCAATCTTTGAGAGCTTCGACACTGATGTATACCTGTCCGATGCACCCGGAAATCCGCCAACAGGGGCCGGGCAGTTGCCCAAAATGCGGTATGGCTTTGGAACCAGAGCTGCCTCAGGAAATGATAAGCAAACAGGTTTGGACATGCCCTATGCATCCTGAAATAATCAGGGATCAGCCCGGTACGTGCCCCATCTGCGGAATGGCACTTGAGCCTCAAACCGTCTCAGGTGATGCTAACGAAGACCCAGAATTGCGGAATATGAGCCGTCGTTTTTGGATAAGCGCTGTCCTATCTCTGCCTCTTGTGATGATTGCCATGTCTCATTCCATAGGAATCTTTGGCCTTGGGAAAATGTTTTCTCCTTCGACAGTTCAGTGGTTCGAACTGGTTCTTGCCACCCCTGTCGTCCTCTGGGGGGGCTGGCCATTTTTTGAGCGGGCTTATCTGTCAATCATCAACAGGCACCTGAACATGTTTACCCTGATAGGACTTGGAACTGGAATCGCTCACATGTACAGCATTGTTGCCGTTCTCTTCCCGTCCATCTTTCCTGAGGCTTTGAGAATGGATGGCGGAACTGTGGGCGTCTATTTTGAAGTCGCCGCTGTCATTGTAACCCTCGTGCTTTTGGGTCAGGTTCTTGAATTGAAGGCAAGGGGGAAGACAAGCGCGGCCATTCGCGCTCTGCTGGATTTGCGGCCGAAAATTGCCCGACTTATAAACGAGGACGGCACAGAGCATGAGATTCCTCTTGAGCATGTGAAAATCGGCGATAAACTTCGGGTGCGACCCGGAGAAAAGATTCCGGTTGATGGTGTGGTGGTACAAGGCAGAAGCGCCGTCGACGAATCAATGATTAGCGGAGAACCAATTCCGGTAGAAAAGAGAGAGAATGACCCTCTCACTGGAGCGACGATAAATGGCAAGGGTGCTCTCATCATGCGCGCCAAGCGCGTCGGCAAAGATACCCTGCTTGCCCAAATAATCTCGTTAGTTTCATCGGCACAAAGGAGCCGTGCGCCAATTCAGAATCTTGCCGATACGGTCTCAGGCTATTTTGTTCCTGCTGTCCTGGCCATTTCTGTTATTTCATTTGTAGTCTGGTATTTCTTTGGTCCCCAGCCGCGATTGGCGTTTGCCATAATCAATGCGATCTCGGTGCTCATTATTGCCTGTCCCTGCGCGCTGGGCCTGGCTACTCCTATGTCCATAATGGTCGCCATGGGACGGGCGGCATCCAGCGGAGTCTTGTTCAAAAATGCCGAAGCCATCCAAAAATTGCGAGGTATAGATACCCTTATTGTCGATAAAACTGGAACGCTCACCGAAGGAAAACCTCGGGTCACCAATGTTGTTGCCGAATCAGCAATAACACAGGACGAACTCATGCGACTTGCCGCCAACCTCGAAATTGCCAGCGAACACCCTTTAGCCGAAGCAATCGTAAGGAAAGCCGAAGATTTGAAAGTGGGCATTAAGCCTGCCGAGCAGTTTGAGACATTGACCGGATATGGCGTAACGGGCACATCAGACGGTCGTCAGGTGGCTCTGGGCAATAAGGCTCTTATGCAAAAGCTACATGTTGAGACATCGACTTTAGAGAAAGATGCAACCATTTTTCGGAATGAGGGGAAAACCGTTATGTACGTGGCAATAGATTCGGTACTTGCGGGACTCATTGCCGTCGAAGATCAAATCAAAGAATCCGCCCATCAAGCTATTAAATCCTTGCAAGCTTCGGGGATGATAGTTGTGATGCTCACTGGCGATAATAAAGCGACAGCGGCTACCGTCGCTAAACAGCTTGGCATAACTGAAGTCCTTGCCGAGGTGCTCCCAGAACAAAAGTCCACACATATTAAAAAACTTCAGGAACAGGGACGCAAAGTGGCTATGGCTGGCGATGGGATAAATGACGCTCCCGCATTGGCTCAGGCCGATGTCGGCATTGCCATGGGAACCGGAACCGATGTCGCAATTGCAAGCGCGGGAATAACTCTTGTCAAAGGGGATCTCCGTGGAATCGCACGTGCCCGGGAAATCAGCCAAGCGACCATGAGCAACATCAAACAAAATCTATTTTTCGCATTTCTCTATAACGCGCTGGGAGTGCCAATAGCTGCAGGCATACTATATCCGCTCACCGGCCTTCTCCTAAGTCCCATGATTGCCGCGGCGGCGATGAGTCTAAGCTCGGTCTCAGTGATTGGGAATTCGCTGCGGTTGAGGAAAGGTTAG
- a CDS encoding efflux RND transporter permease subunit produces MINAILRFALNNRLLVVASAILVLIAGIFALINEPIDVLPDLNRPTVTIMTEAHGLAPEEVETLVTFPIETALNGAPGVQRVRSTSGIGLSIVYVEFDWGSDIYLDRQLVSERLQLARGQMPEDFTPIMAPVSSIMGEILLIGISSTDSTTSAMELRSTADWILRPQLLAIPGVSQVTPIGGEVQQYQALAHSDKLAQYNVSLERFSEAAAQFQGNTTGGYVETQSQETLIRNVGRSASIDDLAGTVVEIRNGVPIRLRDLATVKLGARVKRGDASINAAPGVIVSVFKQPGANTVELTRAIETSLEQIETSLSDDIELVKLFKQSNFIEAAVGNVEEALRDGSLFVVFVLAIFLLNFRTTVITLTAIPLSFAITALFFHWAGISINTMTLGGLAIAIGELVDDAIVDVENVYRRLKENRQSSSPRSALRVIYDASREVRNSIVFATILVVLVFLPLFSLSGIEGRLFAPLGIAYITSILASLLVSVTVTPVLCYYLLPRAKLLERPDSFVVRWLKRIDRHQLQFSLSHPTLIIVTVAVLVAGALVSVPFLGKEFLPRFNEGTATISLLTVPGTSLSESNQIGTIAEQLLLEVPEVAMVGRRTGRAELDEHAEGVHSSEIDVDFKPSSREHEAVLADVRTRLDDIPGVVINIGQPISHRLDHLLSGVRAQIAVKIFGDDLATLRSAAADVERAMRAISGVVDLQTEKQVLLPQIRIQVKREEAARYGIRAGELTEILETALNGKVVSQVLDGARTFDVVVRLDESERTTVESLKQILIDTPSGSKIPLEAVASVVETQGPNMIVRENTKRRIVISCNVSERDLGSVIADIQSTINSSVTLPVGYFITYGGQFESQQAATRQIALLGLLAVAGMMLALYTHFRSMTIVFQILINIPLALIGSIVAIYLTGGVLSVATLVGFITLTGIASRNTIMMISHYIHLVKEEGEQFTKEMIIRGSLERLSPVLMTALTAGLALIPLVISAGDPGKEILYPVATVILGGLVSSTLLDLAVTPTIFYHFGRHALEKHINHDKSEEIQR; encoded by the coding sequence GCAACGCGTCCGCTCCACATCGGGGATTGGCCTCTCTATTGTGTATGTCGAGTTTGATTGGGGGTCAGATATTTACCTGGACAGGCAGTTGGTCAGCGAGCGGCTCCAGTTGGCTCGTGGGCAAATGCCTGAAGATTTCACGCCCATCATGGCGCCAGTATCGTCGATAATGGGCGAAATACTCTTGATCGGTATCTCAAGCACTGACAGCACAACCAGCGCGATGGAACTTCGCTCAACAGCAGACTGGATTCTTCGTCCGCAACTGCTTGCCATTCCGGGAGTCTCGCAGGTTACCCCTATTGGCGGTGAGGTTCAGCAGTATCAGGCTTTGGCGCACTCCGATAAACTTGCTCAATATAATGTGAGCCTTGAAAGATTCTCCGAGGCGGCCGCTCAATTTCAGGGGAATACGACCGGAGGATATGTTGAAACGCAAAGCCAGGAGACGCTGATTCGAAATGTCGGGCGCTCGGCCTCGATTGACGACTTGGCTGGCACGGTCGTCGAGATTCGGAATGGCGTTCCGATCCGACTTAGAGATTTGGCTACAGTCAAGCTCGGCGCTCGTGTAAAACGCGGCGATGCAAGTATCAACGCAGCACCGGGTGTCATCGTCTCCGTCTTCAAACAGCCGGGCGCGAATACGGTTGAGTTGACACGCGCGATAGAGACGTCTCTGGAACAGATTGAGACAAGTCTTTCAGACGATATTGAGCTTGTAAAGCTCTTCAAACAGTCCAATTTTATTGAAGCCGCAGTTGGGAATGTCGAGGAAGCTCTCCGCGATGGATCCCTATTTGTGGTATTTGTGCTTGCAATATTTCTATTAAATTTCAGAACAACAGTCATCACACTGACGGCGATCCCGTTGTCGTTCGCCATAACTGCGCTCTTTTTTCACTGGGCAGGTATTTCGATTAATACCATGACATTGGGCGGTCTGGCGATAGCAATTGGCGAATTGGTTGATGATGCCATTGTTGATGTTGAGAATGTGTATCGCAGGCTCAAAGAGAATCGGCAATCTTCGTCACCTCGGTCGGCCCTTCGGGTAATTTACGATGCTTCCCGCGAGGTACGAAACTCAATTGTCTTTGCTACAATCTTGGTCGTGTTGGTCTTTTTGCCGCTCTTCTCGTTGTCTGGAATCGAAGGACGCCTCTTCGCGCCGCTTGGAATTGCATACATCACATCAATCCTTGCTTCGCTTCTGGTGTCTGTAACGGTAACACCGGTCTTGTGTTACTATTTGCTGCCTCGGGCAAAGCTTCTGGAACGTCCCGATAGTTTTGTCGTGCGATGGCTCAAACGCATTGACCGGCATCAATTACAGTTCAGTTTGTCCCATCCGACACTTATTATTGTGACAGTTGCCGTCCTAGTCGCAGGCGCTTTGGTTTCAGTTCCGTTTCTTGGCAAGGAGTTCCTGCCACGGTTTAACGAAGGGACTGCGACTATCAGTCTCCTGACCGTACCCGGGACTTCGCTCTCTGAATCCAATCAAATCGGCACAATCGCAGAACAACTCTTGCTCGAGGTACCAGAGGTGGCCATGGTCGGGCGTCGGACTGGCCGGGCCGAACTTGATGAACATGCCGAAGGAGTGCATTCGAGTGAGATCGATGTTGATTTCAAGCCCAGCAGCCGTGAGCACGAAGCGGTTCTAGCGGATGTAAGAACCCGCCTCGATGATATACCCGGCGTTGTAATCAACATCGGTCAACCTATATCGCATAGGCTTGACCACCTCCTCTCAGGAGTGCGGGCGCAGATTGCCGTGAAGATTTTCGGTGATGACCTCGCGACACTTCGGTCAGCCGCCGCAGATGTGGAAAGAGCCATGCGCGCTATTTCCGGTGTCGTTGACTTACAGACAGAAAAACAAGTTCTCCTCCCCCAGATTCGGATTCAGGTCAAAAGAGAAGAGGCCGCGCGTTACGGTATTCGCGCCGGGGAACTGACAGAAATTCTTGAGACGGCGCTGAATGGAAAAGTTGTTTCGCAGGTGCTCGATGGCGCACGCACATTTGATGTTGTAGTGCGCCTCGATGAGTCGGAGCGGACAACGGTCGAGTCATTGAAGCAAATTCTGATCGATACACCATCGGGATCAAAGATCCCCTTGGAGGCTGTTGCTTCGGTGGTCGAAACTCAGGGACCAAATATGATTGTGAGGGAAAACACCAAACGCAGAATTGTCATTTCCTGCAATGTCTCGGAGCGCGACCTCGGAAGTGTTATAGCAGACATTCAATCAACAATCAACAGTAGCGTCACACTTCCTGTTGGTTACTTCATAACCTACGGCGGGCAGTTTGAAAGTCAACAAGCGGCTACACGACAGATAGCTCTTTTAGGATTGCTTGCTGTGGCGGGAATGATGTTGGCGCTCTACACTCATTTTCGGTCGATGACAATTGTCTTTCAAATTCTTATCAACATCCCGCTGGCGTTGATCGGTAGTATTGTCGCTATATATTTGACCGGCGGGGTGTTATCTGTCGCGACGCTGGTTGGGTTTATTACACTGACAGGCATTGCATCGAGAAATACCATCATGATGATTTCTCATTATATCCACCTTGTCAAAGAGGAGGGTGAGCAGTTTACAAAGGAAATGATAATACGCGGGTCGCTCGAACGACTCTCCCCCGTACTCATGACCGCGCTTACGGCAGGATTGGCCTTGATTCCGTTGGTCATTTCTGCAGGAGATCCCGGAAAGGAAATTCTCTATCCGGTGGCGACTGTTATATTGGGTGGGTTGGTGAGCTCGACCCTTTTGGACTTAGCGGTCACACCAACTATATTCTATCACTTCGGAAGACACGCGCTTGAAAAACATATCAATCATGATAAATCAGAGGAGATCCAACGATGA
- a CDS encoding cupin domain-containing protein, translating to MKTRILLLALGAALSGIGSFLACDAPPKPTPDATAHSFNVLPEEFKWERIFPEFGERSAEIVILHVDSKTGGAQLMIRVPPNAHVPKHWHTANETHTVMSGTFVMECEGHRQALTAGSFNYVPSKATHEAWTTPTEGALLFITVDAPWDVNWVNGPPKLEDLVGGVSPQR from the coding sequence ATGAAGACTCGGATTCTCTTGCTTGCTCTTGGTGCAGCGCTCTCAGGTATAGGCAGCTTCCTTGCTTGCGATGCGCCACCGAAGCCGACGCCAGATGCGACCGCACATTCCTTCAACGTCTTGCCCGAAGAGTTCAAATGGGAACGGATCTTCCCAGAATTTGGTGAGCGCTCGGCTGAGATTGTCATACTTCACGTCGATTCCAAGACCGGTGGTGCCCAGCTCATGATCCGAGTTCCACCCAACGCCCATGTGCCCAAGCACTGGCACACAGCAAACGAGACTCACACCGTTATGAGCGGGACGTTTGTAATGGAGTGCGAAGGTCATCGCCAAGCCCTGACTGCTGGCTCGTTCAACTATGTTCCGAGCAAGGCAACCCACGAAGCCTGGACCACTCCGACAGAAGGCGCACTCCTGTTCATCACGGTCGATGCCCCGTGGGACGTTAATTGGGTCAATGGACCCCCCAAGTTAGAAGACCTGGTTGGCGGAGTTTCGCCCCAGCGGTGA
- a CDS encoding carbonic anhydrase → MTSAEKALNRLREGNLRFAAGMRSPNTSLSHSRRAELSKDQQPFAIVLGCSDSRVPAEIVFDQGLGDLFVIRVAGNIVAPSQVGSVEFAASRFGTRLVVVLGHSQCGAILATLEELQQPAENQSRNLRSIVDRVRPSVEALLKTELRHDLDALVRHAVRANVRVSVDHLRHGSEVLEQLIQNEGLLVVGAEYSLETGVVEFFDGVGPD, encoded by the coding sequence ATGACGTCGGCAGAAAAAGCGCTCAACCGTCTCCGAGAAGGGAATCTCCGGTTCGCGGCTGGCATGCGGAGCCCCAACACGTCGCTGAGCCATTCACGGCGAGCCGAGTTGTCGAAGGACCAACAACCCTTCGCGATAGTCCTCGGTTGTTCGGACTCGCGGGTTCCGGCTGAGATCGTGTTCGACCAAGGCCTCGGCGATCTGTTTGTCATTCGCGTTGCGGGAAACATCGTTGCTCCCTCGCAAGTCGGCAGCGTCGAGTTCGCAGCATCGCGGTTCGGCACCCGGCTGGTAGTTGTGCTGGGGCATTCCCAGTGCGGAGCCATTCTGGCCACCCTTGAAGAGCTTCAGCAGCCAGCGGAAAACCAATCGCGTAATCTGCGTTCGATCGTCGACCGCGTCCGGCCTTCGGTCGAAGCGCTGCTGAAGACCGAGCTCAGGCACGACTTGGACGCTCTTGTGCGGCATGCTGTTCGGGCGAACGTCCGCGTTTCGGTGGACCATTTACGTCACGGATCAGAAGTTCTGGAGCAGCTAATCCAGAACGAAGGCCTTCTCGTGGTCGGTGCCGAGTATTCATTAGAAACCGGGGTTGTCGAGTTCTTCGATGGTGTGGGTCCCGACTAA
- a CDS encoding galactose oxidase-like domain-containing protein, with the protein MPNQSSSRFSRFSTRLPILAASATILLFFFFSGKTNSEPVTAEHQLTVSVSGMVLDSANASAPLPNVRVMIFDSLLSVFQETRTNNFGMYSLNNLPTEQLIIGFAAPNYGYKQSALTLVGQNIIVNVNLLPETEPGRWSIVGSSAPEYLDASNSGSLLPNGTILFCHDTKEPILFDPATGISTIADSSSSEQGCHISTLLLNGDLVFIGGQGSEDFTDAVKTTKVYDYRTNTWTNKQDMFEERWYPALSRLHDGKLLIMGGGQTPDAARTKTCEIYNPETNSYTYTDSMLNSAEFTPSLLMLNGEVLRTWYPPQIYSPMTGTWRTTGQLVQQNRFWPGHSDHSIILLPDGRPMICGIYRGNLTNPSMVEFFDPITETWNLGPTPQVTRSQPEIVLLPNGKVLCAAGRLEDNNHAIETDKGYTKLSDIYDPPTNSWRSVAKLLTFHEYHATTLLVPDGRVITAGGSNLNFTGPTNYNIEAYEPPYLFRGPRPVITSISSTDLNRSLSFTLNVSRADSVTQVILTGTGSVTHWVDGGIPRYISLPFEQDAQQLSTTVPGDSNTTPLGYYMLFVLVDDVPSEGRIVRIGADTACCIGSTGNLDGDIGDTVDISDLTMMIDRLFISLAPLSCPAEANTDGTGNIDVSDLTALIDFLFISLQPLPTCQ; encoded by the coding sequence ATGCCAAATCAAAGTTCAAGCCGTTTCTCCCGTTTTTCCACAAGACTGCCCATTCTCGCTGCTTCTGCCACAATACTGCTTTTCTTCTTTTTCTCAGGTAAGACCAATTCAGAGCCAGTCACTGCTGAACATCAATTAACTGTGTCTGTTTCCGGTATGGTCTTGGATTCTGCTAATGCCTCTGCCCCCCTTCCCAATGTCCGCGTAATGATTTTTGATTCGTTGCTCAGTGTATTCCAAGAAACCAGAACCAACAATTTCGGGATGTATAGTCTGAACAACCTCCCAACGGAACAGCTAATCATCGGATTTGCGGCCCCCAACTATGGTTACAAACAATCGGCGCTCACTTTGGTCGGCCAGAATATCATAGTAAATGTGAATTTACTGCCTGAAACCGAACCAGGACGCTGGTCAATAGTCGGAAGCAGCGCCCCCGAGTACTTGGATGCATCGAACTCGGGTTCCCTTCTACCAAACGGGACTATACTCTTCTGCCACGATACAAAAGAGCCTATTCTTTTCGATCCAGCGACTGGCATTAGTACTATCGCCGATTCGTCGAGTTCAGAACAGGGATGTCACATATCGACACTACTACTCAACGGCGACTTGGTCTTTATAGGTGGACAAGGAAGCGAAGATTTCACCGACGCCGTCAAAACCACAAAAGTCTACGACTACAGAACAAACACGTGGACAAATAAACAGGACATGTTTGAGGAGCGATGGTACCCTGCACTTTCACGTCTACACGATGGAAAACTATTGATAATGGGAGGCGGTCAAACGCCCGATGCAGCTCGTACGAAGACATGCGAGATATACAATCCCGAAACAAACAGCTATACGTACACCGATTCGATGCTAAATTCGGCAGAGTTTACTCCGTCCTTATTGATGCTCAATGGTGAAGTCCTGCGGACATGGTATCCGCCGCAGATTTATTCGCCAATGACCGGGACTTGGAGAACGACAGGACAACTTGTCCAACAGAATCGCTTTTGGCCCGGGCATAGCGATCACTCAATTATCCTGCTGCCTGATGGACGGCCAATGATCTGTGGGATTTACCGCGGAAATTTGACGAATCCTTCGATGGTAGAGTTTTTCGACCCAATTACTGAAACATGGAATCTCGGCCCAACTCCACAGGTCACGAGATCACAGCCGGAGATTGTCCTGCTCCCGAATGGAAAGGTGCTTTGCGCGGCGGGAAGACTTGAAGATAACAATCACGCCATCGAAACTGACAAGGGCTACACGAAGCTGAGTGATATTTACGATCCGCCGACTAACTCTTGGCGGTCGGTGGCGAAACTGCTGACTTTTCATGAGTACCATGCCACAACATTATTGGTGCCGGACGGGCGAGTCATAACCGCTGGAGGCAGCAATTTGAATTTTACCGGCCCAACCAATTACAATATTGAGGCCTACGAACCGCCCTACTTATTTCGCGGCCCGCGACCGGTTATCACATCAATCAGTTCCACTGATCTAAATCGATCTCTGTCGTTTACACTAAATGTCTCGCGTGCTGATTCGGTGACCCAAGTCATCCTGACAGGAACCGGCTCGGTCACTCACTGGGTTGATGGCGGCATCCCGAGATATATTAGCCTCCCTTTTGAACAGGACGCTCAACAATTAAGTACGACGGTGCCCGGCGATTCCAATACTACCCCGCTTGGATACTACATGCTGTTTGTTTTGGTCGACGATGTACCCTCTGAAGGAAGGATTGTCAGAATTGGAGCTGACACGGCATGTTGTATCGGCTCAACGGGTAACCTTGACGGCGACATCGGCGATACTGTTGATATTAGTGACCTGACAATGATGATAGATCGTCTCTTTATATCTTTAGCGCCGCTCTCCTGTCCGGCTGAAGCGAACACTGATGGTACGGGCAATATCGACGTTAGTGACTTGACAGCTTTGATAGACTTCCTTTTTATAAGCCTGCAACCGTTGCCGACCTGTCAATAG